aatctattttatatttgcgattcttcaaagtagccaccctttgccttgacagctttgcacactcttggcattctctcaaccagcttcacctggaatgcttttccaacagtcttgaaggagttcccacatatgctgagcacttgttggctgcttttccttcaccctgcggtccagctcatcccaaaccatctcaattgggttgaggtcgggtgattgtcgaggccaggtcatctgatgcagcactccatcactctccttggtcaaatagcccttacacagcctggaggtgtgttgggtcattgtccagttgaaaaacaaatgatagtcccactaagtgcaaaccagatgggatggcgtatcgctgcagaatgctgtggtagccatgctggttaagtgtgccttgaattctaaataaatcacagacggtgtcacctgcaaagcacccccaaaccatcacacctcctcctccatgcttcacgatgggaaccacacatgtggagatcatcctttcacctattctgtgtctcacaaagacacagcggttggaacccaaaatatcacattttgactcaaaagaccaaaggacagatttccaccggtctaatgtccattgctcgtgtttcttggcccaagcaagtctcttcttattattggtgcccttgagtagtggtttctttgtagaaattcaaccatgaaggcctgattcacacagtctcctctgaacagttgatattgagatgtgtctgttacttgtactctgtgaagcacttatttgggctgcaatttctgaggctggtaactctaatgaacttatcctttgcagcagcggtaactctgggtcttcctttgctgtggcggtcttcatgagagccagtttcatcatagcacttgatggtttttgcgactgcatttgaataAACTTTAGAAGTTCTTGAagtgttctgtattgactgaccttcatgtcttaaagtaatgatggactgtttctctttgcttatttgagctgtttttgccataatatggacttggtcttttactaaatagggctatcttctgtataccacccctgccttgtcacaatacaactgattggctcaaacgcattaagaaggaaagaaattccacaaattcattTTTACAGCtgttgaaattcattccaggtgactacctcatgaagctggttgagaaaatgctaagagtgtgcaaagctgtcatcaaggcaaagggtgcatactttgaagaatctcaaatataaaatctattttggttTGTTTTTAACAATTcattttgattactacatgattccatgcgATTTcctagttttgacgtcttcactattattcttcaatgtagaaaatagtaaaaataaagaaaaacccttgaatgagtaggtgtgtccaaacttttgactgttactgtatgtgtatgtctgACTTTATTTGTGTGCACTTGCCTTATTCAATTAACTGCTGTTAAGGTTTCCTGAATTCATATCGTAGTTGGATTCATTTTCTCAATGTCACAAAATGTGTTGGATTGAAAAAGTCTCTCAGCGtatcaatgttttttttaattggAATTAGCCGCAAATCTACTTGAAATCAGTCTACAAGCAATTTTCCCCCCACAGAATCAACTACCAACTGTGCCCCTGTAGCATTTGCCAGACTGTGTGTGCGCCAAGGGTTGCTATTCTGGACCTAGTCTTTGTGATGCCCTGAGACCCTAATTTAAGACACAAGCTCTCCAGATGTTATTGCCATGGATACAGGTCCCTACTTGCCTCTCTCTCGTAATTACAGGTCAATGTCTGACTCTGATTCTAAAGTGCAAATACGCaaacacatacagcacacacactTTTAGGGGTTCAGTCAGCCTCTGAAGGAGAGCAGTGGGAGCAGCATCTTCTCTCACATTCCCTTTCACTCTGCACCACTGCTTTAATCTTCCTGGCCCCATCATCCCAACGCTCACCATGTGCCTCCCTCTCTATCCTCGTTTTTCTGCCTGtagcctcccctctctccccttatctCTTTCCTGCTCTGTATTTCACTTTCGCCTCCCTCTCCCTGTTTTTCTCCCTCTGAACCTCTCTTCTCCACTACTTGCTCTTGTGGATTCAGAGAGGTCAGCAGTTACTTAGCAACAGATGAGAGCTGTGGTGTACAGTATGTGCTGACTGGTCGGTTCACTGTTCAGAATATACCTACATGTACTAGCAGCTGCAACACAAGTGGTTCCTTTCTGTCTTTTTTTAAAAGCTAAATTGATGCAATTTTGTAACAAATGTATAACTTGTTTATAAGCATTTTATAAACCTTTGTCTAACAAAAAGGCCTATTGTGTTATCTTTATGCATTTAATATTGCAACTGGCTCAAATTGGCTGTTATTTTGTCAAATCACGAGGTGATTATATAAGACGTTATAAGGGGGTACACATGCTTATGACAAGTCTTACAATGCATTATAACTGCATCATAATGCATGATACCTGCAGGCTATGgctttgaggagatatggtgaaAGAAAGATGGGATAGAGAGCGGAGGTGAGCGACAGAGTTCCTTTAAGACACAGATCCCTTGGGTCCTGGGATGCGTCACACCAAAGAGTGTTCGACTGAACCGCATGCACATGCATGTGTGGTTTGTGTTCATGTTTCTGGTTTGTGTCCACAGATATGTGACTTCTGTGACCGTGGATGATTTCATCTTAAAGAgcgacgtgtgtgtgcgtgcgcctttatgtacatatctgAGTGTGTCTAGCAGAGAGACGGAGGAGGTGGACAATACAGTCAGGACAGTGTGACGCAGCAGCACTCCCCCTCTGACTAACAGCAATTTCAAGCTCATACATTAATGAATGTTTGTGGGAGCAGCTGCaaggttccactggtgtacagatCTGTATTCAGTCAGTGTCTTCAGTGGGTGGGAGACACCATCCTCCCCAAATGTCAGTACTGTAGGATTCTCTCTTATAGCCTCATCGAACACTCGGACCCCTCAGTTCACGGGAAAAGGGCATCACAGTCAGTCAAAGAGATGCCAGGATACTGTTATctaacagacagtgagtcactCACCACTCATACCGATCAGGATTGTTCCTCTTACAGCAAAACCATTTTTTAATGTAAGAAATGCATTATAGATATCTGAATGATACGTGAGTGGATGAGATGTTCGACATAGTGTTCATGCTTGTCAAAGTGAGTTCTGTCAGTGTTCAGGGGCAGGGTTTTTGAGCAGGGTTTCAGTTGTTAGAAACTTGGTGAACCTTTCTCTGTGATTGGCCAGTAAGATGCAACCAAGCTGCTCAGCGGGAGCATCATGGGATGATACCTCTCAGCGTGGGTGACAGACAGCCAAGTGACCCGGAAATCCAGAGGCTCTCACAAGAGTGGCATGCTGAGTAGATAAAGACATGGCCTTCTCACCTCCAAACTATTAGGACAGATCATTCATTAATTTCTACTGGATCTGAACTGGAGGACATGACTTAACAGTTTGAGACTAGCAGGTTTTGTTGATGATTAGGGACGtaactttttttaaatttgaaTTGTGTCCTCTCCATAGCGATGAGGAGGAGTTGCGCAAGTCCTTTTCAGAGTTGGCCGATTTGCGCACTGACTCCGCCTCTCACACCATGAAGCGAATTGGCAGTGGTCTAGGCGTGGCCCAAAATCCTGACGCCCTGATCTATAAGAATGGCTTCCTGGTGCGGAAGGTCCATGCAGACTCTGACGGCAAGAAAAGTAGGTTCTCTTTACCCTCACCTGTTAACCATAATCTGTTCCATTTCACTGCTGATAAATCTGACCGTGTCAATCTAAACATTGCTGTACTATTTTTAAGTTTGATTAAAAATCACACTTGGGAGCAGCAAATACTGAGTGGATATTTTGTGTTTCCATGATCTGTTTTTCAGCCCCTCGAGGTAAGAGAGGATGGAAGACGTTTTATGTCATGCTGAAGGGATTGGTCCTTTACCTGCAGAAGGTACACCAAACCACACCCCTCCCAACCATCCTTTTATCCCAGTCTCTGATTGGACATGTGTGATAGCATTCTGCTCTCTGATTGGTCCGTAGGGAGAGTACCGTCCAGAGAAGCAGCTGTCTGAAGAGGATCTGAAGAACGCTGTGTCCATCCACCACTCTCTGGCCATGAGGGCAGCAGACTACAGCAAGAGGCCCAACGTGTTCTACCTGCGCACTGCAGACTGGAGAGTGTTCCTCTTCCAAGCACCGTgagactcctcctcctccacccactCCTCATCCCCATGCTTTGTATTAGCCTTGGCCGTTACTCTTTCTGCCTTCTACAAGGTTGTTCTGTACTAAAGCTGTGCTAAGTGCCCCCAAAACAGTAGTGATTGAGTATAGAGTGGGCAGTGCCCCTGTCATacagccccaggctcaggtagAGGATCATGATGCTTCTGTGTCCCTGGAGGACACAGTTGTCTGTGATGTCCTAGATATACACTTTCTTCCAGTGTTGGGattaattccatttcaatttagGAAGTTAATAAAACAAATCCTAATTGAAAATAAGTGTCACACTTCTTCTATTGATAACTGACCCGAAGCCTGTCTACGTGTGTTCTGGGGCTGATCATTTGTGGCCTTTATTCTGATAGCCAGTATCCAGATTTGAACTCCGTTGTCCTCCATCTCAGTAATTCAGAGCAGATGCAGTCGTGGATCACCCGTATCAACGTGGTTTCAGCCATGTTCTCAGCGCCACCCTTCCCTGCTGCCATCGGCTCCCAGAAGAAATTCAGCCGCCCGCTGCTGCCGGGCTCCAACAGCAAACTGTCTCAGGTACACAGAGGCCTCCACTCACAccatgaccctctctctctcgctctttttctctctctttgtactAGTTCCCAGTCCAAACACACTCATGCCATCCAGTATCTGTGCTGTAGAGAGATCAACCCCCAAAATTGTAGGAACTTGTCTATTAAAGACAGATCATTGAAGAAACACTCCTCTATACTTTTTTGTGTGTTTAAAAACACAAAAGAATTGCTATTTACAACTAATAACTCAAATGCGTAAGTAGGCCTCTATGTTGATCAGAATTCTGTATGGGTTACTGACTTTGGTGTAGACTTATGTTCATGGTCCTCCTTTGCCATGTGCACTGACAGGAGGAACAAGTGAAATCCCATGAGACACGTTTCCGGGCCATCTCCTCTGAGCTGATCGAGCTAACTGCTGTGATTCCAGACAAAAAGGCCAAAGTTCGTGATCTGGAGGAGCACAAGCAACGTGAGGAGTACCTGGAGTTTGAGGTGAGGGATTGATAGTTAATGTCTGGTGTTAAATAGAGTGATAGGGTGATTGATAGTTGTCACAACTGAATAGATGCAGCCAGAGCCATAGTCAAGCTGAGTTTGGCAGACTGAGTTTGTTTGATATTCAGAATTTTAATGGCTGCCAAATTAGCTACCAAACGTTTCAAGACAATTCTATTCCAGGTCAGCCAGAATGGAAACTTGATTGCTTTTGCTTGGTGCCAGAATCCAGAACAGATTGCCAAACTCTACTGCCAAACAATGGCTCTGATCTCAGCAATGCCAAATCCTGTTTGACATCATGTACTCTCTCTGGCACAGAAAACTCGCTATGGGACGTACGCAATGCTACTGAGGTCTAAGATCCGGAGTGGGGAAGAGGACCTGTCTCTGTTCGAGTCGCGCCTCTTTGACGATGGGGGTCTCCAGAGGGCCCACTCCAGCCCCACTCTGCGGGAGGagcacagcagcagcagccaggccAGCAGTACCAGGGGGGGGGGAAGCAGCAGCAGCCAGGCCAGCAGTGCCAAGGGGGGGGCCAGCAGCAGTAGTTCCAGCACCAGGGGGAGCAGCAAGACCAAGCGCTCCGAGCCCCAGAGACACAGCTACAGACAGGCTGTCAAACAGTGAGACGGACACGAGGCTGTTGGGGTGGACAGGGTGGTTTAAACGATTGGACTATCCGTGTTGATCGATACACAGGGACCACTGGTGTGCCCGGTCTCCATGACTGGAAAATGGTGTGGAGGAGAAAGATAATGGGGGGATAGACCTGTTGCATGCTTCTATCTCGAGAAACCACAGACACTGGATGCACCAGGGCTaattatacagtacagtggatactCGGGTCCCCCATTTTACTATACAAATTACTAACTTCTGTGTGGTCCTTCATTACTGGTACTATCCACATTCATTTTATTTCACTATGCTTTTGGACCAAAATCTTGTTGACACATAAGAGACCGAGATCGGAATATTACGTTAAATCAGCCATTAGATCTGGGGTTTTTAAGAGGTGTAGGTTGTTTTCCCTCCACGAAAGTTCAGTATCGATCCATTCCAGGAGTGACCGAGACAGAGCTGCATCAGCTCATCTAACTGTTCCCATCGAGACTAAACGGACCCCGTGCCCATGTCAGGACCCCTACCGACCAGAGTGCCAGGACCTCAACCCACCCACGATGCATTTGGAGGAAACTGGAAGAAACACTGTATTCTTCATGGAACGAATATAGAAGGTTACTGGACATCATTTTATGATGCTGCATGCACATACTAGTTTTGTTTTCAAAGTCTTTGCTATGATTTTGTTATTCGAAGGACTTTTCTTGTGACAAACTGCACTGATCCAGAACCAGGCCCGGTTTGAGTAACTGTGTAGCTCTGCTGGATCTAATTATTTCTAAAGACCTTTTACACACATCAGCTATGGCACCGAGAGATTTGTCATACTAATGGGTTGAAGAAGTAGATTGATAACACAGGCTGGCTATCTGTCTGTTTAATTAACTTTTGAAGAGGAGAACTGCATGCATATCAGGAGTTTGATGACTCCGTCTTCGAGGACATGCTTCACTATGATATCAAAAGAcaatcgtttttttgtttttattcttACGTTATTCACGTGGTGTTTTGTATTTGTACAACTGAAAATGTAACATGACAGAGCTTAGTTTACAGTACATCTCAGCTGTATGTCAAACACTCGTTTGAAAGTGTCTACAGGAAGAACTTGTCAGATCATTGATGACAAATTAATTCaaatgttggtagaatgttgatTTAAATTCACTATTATGAATTGTGATGAGGCACTGTCTACCACACCCAATATATTGTATAAAAGAATGTAACATGTGTAAAAATATATAGAATGTTATGGCGTGGCATAGCCATTTTCTTCTCAGGCTGGCAGTGTTGTCTGTAAACTGGTGCAGTAATGCCACAATATAGCCACCAAAGGGTGCTGTTCAAATGGGAAACGATGGTCCTAGGTGGTAAGATTGACTTGACTGTATAATACAGTATTTATCTGGGTGTCATCATGGACCCAGAGGCTGCATTTAcgcaggcagcccaattctgatcttttcccaccaattggtcttttgaccaatcacatcagatctttttcagagctgatctgattgaccaaaattataataaaataggtctgtgtaaatgcagccagaGTGAAGTCTTACTGCTTTACTTTCCCATGTGTTAAAATGTGACCAGGGTGAAATAGATGATTCCATGGGGGGAGGTTCCCACCGCCAACAGTATGAGATTGTGTTGTTGAATTAGACAGAATAACCTGACATGGTTCTGTGATGACTACCCTTGCCTGAAGACGTTTGCGTCTTGAACTGctacctaggctttagctcagcgggcTAACAGTCTTGTGGGTTCAAACCAGAAACATTGGCTGTCATTGTAATTCTATGGGGACCATGACACGGTGAGGCATGATGTGTTCAGTCATGCAGAATGCCACAATCACTTTTTGGGTGTGTCTTGCTCCCACTGTGAATACGTGAGGGACAATAAATCAACAGTAGACCTAAAAGCTAAAGCAGCGTCAATGGGCTTCTAATGTGATCGAACACAGGGGTTATAACTTATCACACCCTTCTGCACTTTGGGTTCGGGCCTAGTGTTGAAGTCGAAtatctttcttttttttgctTACCAGTTAACTTGGTCTTGTTGAGTATTTGTCACTGTCAAAAACGTAGACTGCTATTTCTGTACATGTTTTTACTGGACTCACTTCCCATAGAAATGCTGAAACACACAACTTATTTCTAGACATTGTTCTTGATTAACTCTGCATATTGTCAATAACACATTAAGATTTTGCTCTGTCAAATATACTAAATGGTTTATCTTTTGAGGAATAGAGgacaaaaataaacacattttgaaAAGACCCCGTTGTGTCAGGAGAGAAATTCATTTAATTCAACAACGACAAGATATAGTTAACGTTACATGGCAAATACACTCGCAAACGTTTCACACCTGCAATATGGCTGTACAATTATTTGGTTCATGTTAAACCAAATTAATACACAGTATTAGTAAGACTGTCAGCCAATAAATGTGTGAAATTGATTCAAAATTCCATTCAACTATTTGAGAAATTCATATTTATACTTCGACTTTTTGGAAGGTGTCAATGGACCATTAAAAAGACCAGCCTATCTTGTCAACTTTCACCATCAGAAATAATGTAAGGAGATATGAGGCCACTGTTATAATTATTGTACATATTGAGACTGAGTTTTCCTTAGTTCGTTGCCTTCAGCTCTCTGTCTGCATAAGAAAAATAACGTACAAGAACATTATCTGGATGCCCAACAATGTGAGTTGTCAACACTGCAGTCATGGCAGAGAGAATTCTGCATTCATCAGCAAAGGCTCTGGAATGACATCCAATTCCCAATGGTTTCCCCATAGGGTGTGCTGAACAGGGTTTGTTATATCTCCAAGATGAAATGCTGGACTGAAACCTCCCACCAACCGAGCTGGTCCTGCTCCTCACCCTTCCTGGGGCTCACTGGTTGGCCAAGGCTGGCTCATCCATTGGCTGACTCCCAAAGCCGCTGTCCACTGTCTGATCTGAATGGCAGAGTGAGGATGGTTTTTATGTCTCATTTCATATATTAGGCATGAACAGAGTAAATAACATTGAATTAGGATCAATTCTACTGTTTTGGGGAAGGAACCTCTACATAGAGTATGCCTTTGCAATGGCATAAGTACATGGTAGAGAGactaatgtgtatgtgtgtgctggaTTGTTTGACTGTTTTAGTGGTCGCTCTAgtacctgtgttctgtttgtcCTCTCTCAGCTCAGCCCGTCTCAGTAGTCGCACTCCCTCAGTCAGACCCAGAGACTGCAGAGCCTCCACCAGTCCTTCCACTGGACCGCCTCCcaactacacacagagagagatactgtcgGCTCACTCGTGCACCATCAGCTTTATTCTCTTAAAGCAGTCATGCCATTCTAACAGCGTACTAACTTAATACTTACCCCCTTACTAGACACACACAGCTCCCCTGCTCACCTTGTAATTCTCCAGCAGTTTGTAGCAGGGAGAGGGACTCTCCTGGTACAGGTGTGCCAGGGAAAGCATGTTGAGTTTCTCTGCCAGCTGTCTCCAGGGTACATCGCCCAGACTGAGGAGCTCACACAGTTTATGGAGCGTCTCACTGTCTAGCTGCTCACTTTCTGCTGAGGGGAATGGGAACAGTGGTTAGATTACTGGATAGATCTCAGGTAATGTTCCAGAGTCAAAATGGTGGTATGACCGTTCTCTTACCGTCCGTGCTGTTCGGTTTAGGCTTTTTACTTGAGTGTTGGCTGGGCTTGGGTCTCTGTCTGGGGTCTAGAAGGTCTCTCACCTGTAGCAGGGGAAGATTTATGTAAGTTCAATGGCAGAAACCTCAGTCCAGCCTATCTATCCACACCACAGACACTACAGCATGTTCTGTTTTTAATCACTTGTCCACACATGTTGGGTTGATAAGACGAATCAATCTCACCTTTTGACATTTAGTAAGATCAAAGGGTGTATGTCCTGTTGCTGGTCTCTTACGAGGGTTGACTTGTTCTTTCTCCAACGGTGGTGGGATGTTTGGTTGCTGTTGGATCTGTAACTCTCTGAAATCTCTTATTGGTCCATCCTCTTGCTCCTCATCTGAGGAAGAGGAGCTGAAGAGCGGCTCATCATTCTCCAGATTCTTATCGGCTCCTGAGGAGAGGAAAGTCGTTAGTTCTATTCACTTAgtagccatttagcagacacttttccATAGCAAAAAAACATGGTGATCAAATTgaggaccttacagtgaaatgcttacttacaagcccttaaccaacaatgcagttaagaaaaatgtgttaaagagcagcagtaaaataacagtagcgaggctatatatgcACAATAAAT
This portion of the Salvelinus namaycush isolate Seneca chromosome 22, SaNama_1.0, whole genome shotgun sequence genome encodes:
- the psda gene encoding PH and SEC7 domain-containing protein 1, whose translation is MARYLLCWGGGALEDGYLYAPYPAIYREKPGHRAPDPFPQQDVGEHLVLGSTESLANGNKADLQAAKRLAKRLFNLDGFRKSDVARHLSKNNEFSRMVAEEYLSYFNFSGLTIDQAIRAFLREFALMGETQERERVLAHFSGRYLQCNPNAIPSEDSVHTLTCALMLLNTDLHGHNIGKKMSILQFISNLEGLNDGKDFPRELLKALYNSIRNEKLQWTIDEEELRKSFSELADLRTDSASHTMKRIGSGLGVAQNPDALIYKNGFLVRKVHADSDGKKTPRGKRGWKTFYVMLKGLVLYLQKGEYRPEKQLSEEDLKNAVSIHHSLAMRAADYSKRPNVFYLRTADWRVFLFQAPNSEQMQSWITRINVVSAMFSAPPFPAAIGSQKKFSRPLLPGSNSKLSQEEQVKSHETRFRAISSELIELTAVIPDKKAKVRDLEEHKQREEYLEFEKTRYGTYAMLLRSKIRSGEEDLSLFESRLFDDGGLQRAHSSPTLREEHSSSSQASSTRGGGSSSSQASSAKGGASSSSSSTRGSSKTKRSEPQRHSYRQAVKQ